A portion of the Shewanella sp. SNU WT4 genome contains these proteins:
- a CDS encoding YbaY family lipoprotein produces the protein MKKYFASVLLLVSSLVLSGCVTVEPPQPVVINGAAGYLEKISLPPGSVINIAIIDFNTPGSIIAQKNFNVARVPVPFKFLLPADSIKSNINYGVVAMIQYQGQVLFQTYDKYPVINNDKFTTEVIMKPVYPNQP, from the coding sequence ATGAAAAAATATTTCGCCAGTGTGTTATTGCTCGTCTCGAGCTTAGTATTAAGCGGCTGCGTGACAGTTGAACCGCCTCAGCCTGTAGTGATTAATGGCGCGGCCGGTTATTTAGAAAAAATCAGTTTGCCGCCAGGCAGTGTGATTAATATTGCGATTATTGATTTTAATACTCCAGGATCGATCATTGCGCAAAAGAACTTTAATGTAGCGCGCGTTCCTGTACCGTTTAAGTTTTTATTGCCGGCCGATTCCATTAAATCCAACATAAATTATGGCGTGGTGGCTATGATCCAATATCAAGGGCAAGTGTTATTTCAGACCTATGATAAATATCCGGTGATCAATAATGATAAATTCACCACCGAAGTTATCATGAAGCCGGTATATCCAAACCAGCCTTAA
- the ompW gene encoding outer membrane protein OmpW: MKKVLMGLIGASLLSAPVLAHQAGDIIVRAGFAVVTPNESSPDVLGLGEFSVDGNTQLGLNFGYMITDNWAVELLAATPFSHDVSLPDVGVIAETKHLPPTLVAQYYFGEAGSQFRPYIGVGVNFTNFFDNEFTATGKSLGLADLSMSNSWGVAAQIGADYKINKNWLFNASVWYAQISTDVSFNATPTPIKTDIDPWVYMLSLGYVF; encoded by the coding sequence ATGAAGAAAGTATTGATGGGATTGATTGGCGCCAGTTTATTGTCAGCACCTGTACTTGCGCACCAAGCGGGAGACATCATAGTGCGCGCTGGTTTTGCCGTGGTAACGCCTAATGAGTCGAGCCCAGATGTATTGGGTTTAGGGGAATTTAGTGTCGATGGCAATACCCAGCTAGGGTTAAACTTTGGCTACATGATTACTGATAATTGGGCAGTGGAATTATTAGCGGCCACACCATTTAGTCATGATGTGTCTTTGCCTGATGTTGGTGTGATTGCAGAAACTAAACATTTACCACCTACCTTAGTGGCACAATATTATTTTGGCGAGGCGGGTAGTCAGTTCCGCCCCTATATTGGCGTTGGGGTTAACTTCACCAATTTCTTTGATAATGAATTTACCGCTACGGGTAAAAGTTTAGGCTTAGCGGATTTAAGCATGAGCAACTCCTGGGGCGTTGCGGCGCAAATTGGCGCCGATTATAAAATCAATAAAAACTGGTTATTCAACGCTTCTGTGTGGTACGCACAAATAAGCACAGACGTGAGCTTTAATGCCACGCCAACCCCGATTAAAACCGATATTGACCCATGGGTTTATATGCTGAGCCTAGGTTACGTATTTTAA